TGCGTTCGCATCCGCAGTTCGCCGCCAGCCGTCTGATCGTGCTGACCTCGCTGGACGAAGCGGACCGGCTGCCGTACATGTTCGCGCTCGAAGGACTCCCCATCGTCCACAAGTCGCGCATGGTGCTCGACCTTCCGCAACGCGTCAGGGACGTCCTGGCGCTACCGTCGTCGGCACGCCCATGAGCCCCCCGCCGCGGGTCCTGCTGCTCGAGGACGACCCGTCGATCCGGCGCTTCGTCGCGATGGCGCTGTCGGGCCTGCCGATCGACCTGCTGCAGGCCGCGTCGATCGCGCAGGCCAAGGCCGCGCTGGCGCAAGGCGATGTGTCGTTGCTGATCGCCGACCTGATGCTGCCGGACGGCAGCGGCATGGACCTGCTGGCCGATGTGCAGGCGGATCGCGGCAGCCATGCGGCATTGCGCACGGTCGTGTTCAGTGCGGGCGTTTCCGCGACGCTGCGCGAACAGGCGACCCAGCTCGGCGCCTGGGGCGTGATCGAGAAGCCGGTGTCCTTCAAGGATCTGGTGCAGTGCGTCCAGCAGGCCCTGGCGCACGACGAGGGCGTGGGGCCGTCCCCCGCCATCGATGCGCCCCAGCGCCATCTGCAC
The sequence above is drawn from the Variovorax sp. J2L1-78 genome and encodes:
- a CDS encoding response regulator codes for the protein MSPPPRVLLLEDDPSIRRFVAMALSGLPIDLLQAASIAQAKAALAQGDVSLLIADLMLPDGSGMDLLADVQADRGSHAALRTVVFSAGVSATLREQATQLGAWGVIEKPVSFKDLVQCVQQALAHDEGVGPSPAIDAPQRHLHIDPDQRQRAIDAHFGGRGALFDAFMTHCVDQLPMDLQAGDAASTAGDVAALRRVAHNLKSVLQLIGSVGGHAVARELESACMAGAPLDALTAQWQALRLQVSEICRPAGAAGGATAV